One Romboutsia sp. 13368 genomic window carries:
- a CDS encoding virulence-associated E family protein → MFSNRTIIKDDLPWKKVVDKENGDVWQDSDDANLRMYLDTNYNISSPQRIYDGVAIIEKRNEFHPVRDYLNSLTWDNVSRIENLMIDYLGAENSDYTRVTTRKMLVAAVTRIFNPGTKFDYMMVLVGKQGIGKSHIISLLGKNWYSDSLITVQGKEAYEQLQNAWILEMAELSATKKAEAESVKHFISKTEDSYRQAYGRRVETFKRQCVFFGTTNDIEFLKDRTGNRRYWPLMVGVNTPTKNLFKDLNKHEIDMIWAEAMHFYKKGEKLILEGNVLTEALKKQEKHLENNSKEGMIKEYLDIKLPKHWYEMDIYDRRRFINENEFLRAEDDYITRDKVCSAEIWVELFGGDIKSFHRSSALEINEILRRTNGWESLKDGEGKLRFGKYYGIQRAFVRKS, encoded by the coding sequence TTGTTTTCAAATAGAACAATAATAAAAGATGATTTGCCATGGAAAAAGGTAGTTGATAAAGAAAATGGCGATGTATGGCAAGACTCTGATGATGCTAACCTTAGAATGTATTTAGATACAAATTATAATATATCATCTCCACAAAGAATCTATGATGGTGTAGCTATAATAGAAAAAAGAAATGAGTTTCATCCAGTAAGGGACTATCTAAATTCTTTAACATGGGATAATGTAAGTAGAATAGAAAACTTAATGATAGATTATCTAGGAGCAGAAAATAGTGATTATACTAGAGTTACAACTAGAAAAATGTTAGTTGCAGCAGTTACTCGTATATTTAACCCAGGAACTAAATTTGACTACATGATGGTTTTAGTTGGAAAGCAAGGAATAGGTAAAAGTCATATAATAAGTTTACTAGGTAAAAATTGGTACTCAGATTCCTTAATTACAGTACAAGGAAAAGAAGCCTATGAGCAATTACAAAATGCTTGGATATTAGAAATGGCAGAACTATCAGCAACTAAAAAAGCAGAGGCAGAATCTGTAAAGCACTTTATATCAAAAACTGAGGATAGTTATAGACAAGCCTATGGAAGAAGAGTTGAAACCTTTAAAAGACAATGCGTGTTTTTTGGAACTACTAATGACATTGAATTTTTAAAGGATAGAACAGGTAACAGAAGATATTGGCCACTTATGGTTGGAGTAAATACTCCTACAAAGAACTTATTTAAAGATTTAAATAAACATGAAATAGATATGATTTGGGCAGAAGCCATGCACTTTTATAAAAAAGGTGAAAAGCTAATACTAGAAGGGAATGTTTTAACTGAAGCACTTAAAAAACAAGAAAAGCATTTAGAAAACAACAGCAAGGAAGGTATGATAAAGGAGTACTTAGATATTAAACTTCCTAAACATTGGTACGAGATGGATATATATGATAGAAGAAGGTTCATAAATGAAAATGAGTTTTTAAGAGCAGAGGATGATTATATAACAAGGGATAAGGTATGTAGTGCAGAAATTTGGGTAGAGTTATTTGGTGGAGATATAAAGAGTTTTCATAGGAGTAGTGCTTTAGAGATTAATGAGATTTTAAGAAGGACAAATGGCTGGGAAAGTTTAAAGGATGGAGAAGGAAAGCTTAGGTTTGGAAAGTATTATGGTATTCAGAGGGCTTTTGTAAGGAAAAGTTAA
- a CDS encoding N-6 DNA methylase — translation SLLLRVAKEANVRKFYGQELTSTTYNLARMNMLLHDINYTNFDIKNDNTLENPQHMGMKFEAIVANPPYSANWSADAKFLDDERFSAYGKLAPKSKADFA, via the coding sequence TTCGCTACTTCTTCGTGTTGCAAAAGAAGCTAATGTTAGAAAGTTCTACGGACAAGAGCTTACATCAACAACTTATAACTTAGCTCGTATGAATATGTTACTTCATGATATAAACTATACAAACTTTGATATAAAAAATGATAATACATTAGAAAACCCACAACATATGGGAATGAARTTTGAAGCAATAGTTGCAAACCCTCCATACTCTGCTAACTGGAGTGCAGATGCTAAGTTTTTAGATGATGAAAGATTTAGTGCMTATGGAAAACTTGCACCAAAGAGTAAAGCAGACTTTGCAT
- a CDS encoding N-6 DNA methylase, with product RNVLDAVIGLPANIFFGTSIPTVILVFEKNRENNDI from the coding sequence AAAGAAATGTATTAGATGCTGTTATAGGACTTCCTGCAAATATATTCTTTGGAACAAGTATACCAACAGTTATATTAGTGTTTGAAAAGAACAGAGAAAATAATGATATA
- a CDS encoding helix-turn-helix transcriptional regulator yields the protein MRVKLRNIRKEQNLTQENLSKMVNIHRTYYSMIERGRKNPSLRVAISIKKALNYKDDDIFEKQ from the coding sequence ATGAGGGTAAAACTTAGAAATATCAGAAAAGAACAAAACCTTACTCAAGAAAATCTATCAAAAATGGTAAACATACATAGAACCTATTACTCAATGATAGAAAGAGGAAGAAAAAATCCATCACTAAGAGTAGCTATAAGTATAAAAAAGGCTTTAAACTACAAAGATGATGATATATTTGAAAAACAATAA
- a CDS encoding PD-(D/E)XK nuclease family protein, producing ISKMEIRHSNMLAWLLNPKETHGLGDTFLRKFLQHCAKSYNTQNBDFKIDIIKASLMDCDDFLVSR from the coding sequence ATATCTAAAATGGAAATAAGACATAGCAATATGTTAGCTTGGCTATTAAATCCAAAAGAAACACATGGATTAGGAGATACATTTTTAAGAAAGTTTTTACAACATTGTGCTAAATCATATAATACACAAAAYRAYGATTTTAAAATTGATATAATTAAAGCATCACTTATGGACTGTGATGATTTTTTAGTAAGTAGAG
- a CDS encoding DNA polymerase → MKILSIDIETYSSVDLTKSGVYKYTQNDFEILLIAYAYDDEEIKIIDLKNNEKIPPQLKKDILDENVIKSAFNANFERVCLSKYFNTYLSPKMFRCTQVHSLYLGLPHGLDNVAKSLRLKEQKLEEGKSLIRFFMKKENLDLLTSNIENSKKAEAIKKYEEFKKYCINDVRVERSIRKVLEKVKLPESEQKLWELDQEINDRGVLVDSNLLKNAIYYDNYFKNTLIEKLKSITNINNPKSNNQMKDYLKSLGVNVNSLNKESVADLLNSEEVKENIHYEKIKEVLELRAMLNKTSTKKYEAMKRCMCEDERIRGLFQFYGANRTGRWAGRLVQVQNLPQNKMNNLDEVREKIRNNISLNFPSRKESFNHNFNINLNSNNQENLSDTLSQLIRTTFIPKKKHRFIIADFSAIEARIIAYLSDEKWRIDVFNTHGKIYEASASKMFKVDIDKITKESELRQKGKIAELALGYQGGVKALVSMGAYNMNLCESELIEIVRAFRSSNVNIVKLWNRVEKAFIQSVNNKXIXHLDKNISFIYEGNILFIKLPSGRRLSYIRPRIDYBNGFNKSVITYEGVDSTTKKQTRLTTYGGKLVENIVQAIARDILGQAMINLRNKGFNIVMHVHDEIVLEVENGLSSVEEICEIICEENRYLKGLKLKADGFESNYYKK, encoded by the coding sequence ATGAAAATTTTATCTATTGATATAGAAACTTATTCAAGTGTAGACCTTACTAAAAGTGGGGTCTACAAATATACCCAAAATGACTTTGAAATACTGCTTATTGCCTATGCTTATGATGATGAAGAAATAAAAATTATAGATTTAAAAAACAATGAAAAAATACCACCACAATTAAAAAAAGATATACTTGATGAAAATGTAATAAAAAGTGCTTTTAATGCTAACTTTGAAAGAGTATGCTTATCAAAATACTTTAACACCTACTTAAGTCCTAAGATGTTTAGATGTACACAAGTTCATTCACTATATTTAGGGYTACCACATGGACTTGATAATGTAGCTAAAAGTCTAAGGTTAAAAGAACAAAAACTTGAGGAAGGTAAAAGTTTGATAAGATTTTTTATGAAAAAGGAAAACCTAGACTTATTAACCTCAAATATAGAAAACAGCAAAAAAGCTGAAGCAATTAAAAAATACGAAGAATTTAAAAAGTATTGCATAAATGATGTTAGAGTTGAGCGAAGTATAAGGAAGGTTTTAGAAAAAGTTAAGTTACCAGAAAGTGAGCAAAAACTATGGGAACTAGATCAAGAAATTAATGATAGAGGGGTTTTGGTAGATAGTAATTTACTTAAAAATGCTATTTATTATGATAACTATTTTAAGAATACTTTAATAGAAAAACTTAAATCTATAACTAATATAAATAATCCTAAAAGCAATAATCAAATGAAAGATTATTTAAAGTCTTTAGGAGTTAATGTAAATTCACTTAATAAAGAAAGTGTAGCTGATTTATTAAATAGTGAAGAAGTTAAAGAAAATATTCATTATGAAAAAATAAAAGAAGTTCTAGAACTTAGGGCAATGTTAAACAAAACTTCAACTAAAAAGTATGAAGCTATGAAAAGGTGTATGTGTGAGGATGAAAGRATAAGAGGATTATTTCAGTTTTATGGAGCAAATAGAACTGGTAGATGGGCAGGAAGGTTGGTACAAGTTCAAAATCTTCCACAAAATAAGATGAATAATTTAGATGAAGTTAGAGAAAAAATAAGGAACAATATTAGTTTAAATTTTCCTAGTAGGAAAGAGAGTTTTAATCATAATTTCAATATAAACTTAAACTCAAACAATCAAGAAAACCTATCAGACACATTATCACAACTAATAAGAACAACCTTTATACCAAAGAAAAAACATAGATTTATAATAGCTGACTTTAGTGCAATAGAAGCTAGAATAATAGCTTATTTATCAGATGAAAAATGGAGAATAGATGTATTTAATACTCATGGGAAAATCTATGAAGCTAGTGCATCTAAAATGTTTAAAGTAGATATAGATAAAATAACTAAAGAAAGTGAATTAAGGCAAAAAGGAAAAATTGCAGAACTAGCACTAGGMTATCAAGGTGGAGTTAAAGCTTTAGTTAGTATGGGTGCTTATAATATGAATTTATGTGAAAGTGAGCTTATAGAAATTGTAAGGGCCTTTAGAAGTTCTAATGTAAATATTGTTAAGCTATGGAACAGAGTTGAAAAAGCATTTATACAATCAGTTAATAATAAARGTATTRTMCATTTAGATAAAAACATTAGTTTTATCTATGAAGGAAATATATTATTTATTAAACTACCATCTGGTAGAAGACTTTCATATATAAGACCAAGAATAGATTATRACAATGGTTTTAATAAAAGTGTTATAACCTATGAGGGAGTAGATTCTACAACTAAAAAACAAACGAGACTTACTACCTATGGTGGAAAGTTAGTAGAAAATATTGTCCAGGCAATAGCTCGTGATATATTAGGACAGGCTATGATTAATTTAAGAAATAAAGGATTTAACATTGTAATGCATGTACATGATGAGATAGTTTTAGAAGTTGAAAATGGATTATCAAGTGTTGAAGAAATATGTGAAATAATATGTGAGGAAAACAGATACTTAAAGGGATTAAAATTAAAAGCTGATGGCTTTGAAAGTAATTATTATAAAAAGTAA
- a CDS encoding type I restriction endonuclease subunit R, EcoR124 family, translating to LLIYDDVKRKEDEKTSILADIDFGIELMHTDKINVGYIMN from the coding sequence TCTTTTAATATATGATGATGTAAAGCGTAAAGAAGATGAAAAAACTTCAATACTTGCAGACATTGACTTTGGAATAGAGCTTATGCACACTGATAAAATCAACGTAGGCTATATAATGAATTT
- a CDS encoding type I restriction endonuclease, whose amino-acid sequence LTDKEFERILRHIEGKTVFKSAMILRDKFILEREDGSEVYIEFFDSKNWCKNRFQVTNQTTVVGKYTNRYDVTIL is encoded by the coding sequence CCTTAACAGATAAAGAATTTGAACGTATTCTAAGACACATAGAAGGAAAAACAGTATTCAAAAGTGCAATGATACTAAGAGACAAATTCATACTAGAAAGAGAAGATGGTAGTGAAGTTTATATAGAATTCTTTGACAGTAAAAACTGGTGCAAAAACAGATTCCAAGTAACTAATCAAACAACAGTAGTAGGAAAATATACAAATCGTTATGATGTTACAATACT
- a CDS encoding PD-(D/E)XK nuclease family protein: ICLENKIFSKESKHQLKKYLDIVNKRYPDYKKAFI, translated from the coding sequence AATTTGCTTGGAAAATAAAATCTTTAGTAAAGAATCAAAACATCAACTTAAAAAATACTTAGACATAGTAAATAAAAGATACCCAGATTATAAAAAAGCCTTTATA
- a CDS encoding N-6 DNA methylase: SHEDSEIDVLGDAYEYLISQFAANAGKKAGEFYTPQQVSKILAKIVTVGKENLKD; this comes from the coding sequence TTCACATGAAGACAGTGAAATAGATGTGCTTGGAGATGCTTATGAATATTTAATATCTCAATTTGCTGCAAAYGCAGGTAAAAAAGCAGGKGARTTCTATACACCACAACAAGTAAGTAAAATACTTGCAAAAATAGTAACAGTCGGCAAAGAAAACTTAAAAGAT
- a CDS encoding type I restriction enzyme subunit R domain-containing protein, with protein sequence DYNKIFDTNYCTDTFSSYFSDVSKKVKTAKIDILIVV encoded by the coding sequence GACTATAATAAAATCTTTGACACAAACTACTGTACAGAYACCTTCTCAAGCTATTTCTCAGATGTATCTAAAAAAGTAAAAACTGCAAAAATAGATATACTTATAGTTGTAAA
- a CDS encoding type I restriction endonuclease subunit R, EcoR124 family, whose amino-acid sequence MNFHXLYALTENPEDVDTLESEEDKKKFILAFRDLTKVLTKLNTFTEFEFNKDTLGMSEQSYQD is encoded by the coding sequence ATAAATTTTCATAMRCTNTATGCTTTAACAGAAAATCCAGAAGATGTAGACACTCTTGAAAGTGAAGAAGATAAAAAGAAATTTATATTAGCTTTTAGAGATTTAACAAAAGTATTRACAAAGCTAAATACTTTTACAGAATTTGAATTTAATAAAGATACACTTGGAATGAGYGAACAAAGTTATCAAGACT
- a CDS encoding type I restriction-modification system subunit M N-terminal domain-containing protein — MQTSEKQQEQQRELHTKLWAIANDLRGNMEANEFKNYILGLIFYRYLSEK; from the coding sequence ATGCAAACAAGTGAAAAACAACAAGAACAACAAAGAGAGCTTCACACAAAGTTATGGGCAATAGCAAATGACTTAAGAGGAAATATGGAAGCCAATGAATTTAAAAACTATATACTAGGACTAATATTTTATAGATACCTTAGTGAAAAA
- a CDS encoding DUF2815 family protein encodes MKLNTKVITGNVKLNYVNVKEARTNGLSSEPKYSTTILIPKESNTIEKVYEAIYNATKNGIQTWGGQVTENLITCLKDGDTTGRKEYENSFYINATSKYRPQIVDKDLKILNPDELYNGCFGRVSINFYPYNHKESGNCGISCELLNIQKLEDGERIINRASAIDDFGVVEDGILV; translated from the coding sequence ATGAAACTAAATACTAAAGTAATTACGGGGAATGTAAAATTAAACTATGTAAATGTAAAAGAGGCAAGAACTAATGGATTATCTTCAGAGCCTAAATACAGCACAACAATACTAATACCTAAAGAAAGTAATACTATAGAAAAAGTATATGAAGCAATATACAATGCTACTAAAAATGGAATACAAACATGGGGTGGACAAGTTACAGAGAATTTAATAACTTGTTTAAAAGATGGGGACACAACAGGTAGAAAAGAATATGAAAATAGTTTTTATATAAATGCAACTTCAAAATATAGACCACAAATCGTAGATAAAGACTTAAAAATACTTAATCCTGATGAATTATATAATGGATGTTTTGGTAGAGTTAGTATAAACTTTTATCCATATAATCACAAAGAAAGTGGAAACTGTGGTATTTCTTGTGAGCTTTTAAATATTCAAAAACTAGAAGATGGTGAACGTATAATAAATAGAGCAAGTGCAATAGATGATTTTGGTGTAGTTGAAGATGGGATATTAGTATAA
- a CDS encoding DEAD/DEAH box helicase family protein has translation ISNGVDTKYFANSDKEILFSQTFFWSDEENKRISNLKDFTQTFLDKSFVSKVIARYMITNETDKLLMVMRPYQIYAVESLVTRAFETNNNGFIWHTTGSGKTLTSFKASQILSKEPNIKKVFFLVDRKDLDSQTLAEFNKFEPDSVD, from the coding sequence ATATCAAATGGAGTAGACACTAAATACTTTGCAAATAGTGATAAAGAAATAYTATTTAGTCAAACATTCTTYTGGAGTGATGAAGAAAATAAAAGAATTAGCAATCTAAAAGATTTTACTCAAACYTTYTTAGATAAATCTTTTGTATCAAARGTTATAGCAAGATATATGATAACTAATGAAACTGATAAACTACTAATGGTTATGAGACCATATCAAATATATGCAGTTGAAAGTTTAGTTACTCGTGCTTTTGAAACTAACAACAATGGATTTATATGGCATACAACAGGTTCTGGTAAGACTTTAACATCTTTTAAAGCTAGTCAAATATTATCAAAAGAGCCTAACATAAAAAAAGTATTTTTTTTAGTWGATAGAAAAGACTTAGATTCWCAAACATTAGCAGAATTTAATAAATTTGARCCAGATAGTGTTGAT
- a CDS encoding type I restriction enzyme subunit R domain-containing protein, whose translation DKNLKYHDLVQAYSRTNRVEKATKPYGNIVCYRNLKKNTDDAICLFSQTHSIDVVLMES comes from the coding sequence TAGATAAAAACTTAAAATACCATGACTTAGTACAAGCATACTCAAGAACTAATAGAGTAGAAAAAGCTACTAAACCTTATGGAAATATAGTTTGTTATAGAAACTTAAAGAAAAATACAGATGATGCAATTTGYCTTTTCTCACAAACTCATAGTATAGATGTAGTATTAATGGAAAGTTA
- a CDS encoding type I restriction endonuclease subunit R, EcoR124 family: VAYEQFEEVKREEDVEEFSKEIGLNRYKIKDYISEYEYSGIINRQEISEEIKVELKPKFTLRRKLVDQVKNFIYDHVRKFA, from the coding sequence ATGTAGCATATGAACAATTTGAAGAAGTAAAAAGAGAAGAAGATGTAGAAGAATTCTCAAAAGAAATTGGACTTAATAGATATAAAATAAAAGACTATATTTCAGAATATGAATACTCTGGAATAATAAATAGACAAGAAATAAGTGAAGAAATAAAAGTAGAGTTAAAACCAAAGTTTACACTTAGAAGAAAATTAGTAGACCAAGTTAAAAACTTTATCTACGACCATGTTAGAAAATTTGCTTAA